GGCAGAATCCAGATGACGGAGCAATTCTTCCGCGTCGGGCGGAAGGCTCTCCTTCGCAAGCTGGATGCGCTTTATGGCCGCCACGGACGACTGGAGGGGCCCGTCGTGGAGCTCCCTGGCCAGATGTCTCCGGGTCTCCTCCTCTACCTTCACCAGGTCGGTCACATACTGCCGCTTCAGCTCCTCCTTGGCTATCGCCTCTTCCGCGAGGGTACCGATGACGGCTGACAGAGATTCAAGTTCATACAGGGGACCGCTGTAGAGCTCCGGAAGATGGTCTTTCCCCCACCGCATTCCCCGGATTTTTTCCGACAGCCTCCGGAGCGGCACGGCCAGGTACCTCCAGAGGAGAATCATGCCCAGAAAAATCGCGGCGGAGGTGGCCATGGTGGTGAGAATCCAGAATCTCCATATTTCAGCCAGGGGAGCGAGCAGCACGGTCCTCGACACCGCCGCGAGAATGTAGCTGCCGTCTTCCAGTCCCCTCTTTGCCACGTAGTAGTCATTGCCATCCTCGCCCCGGACTTTCCTTGGCTCTTCGGAGAGGCCGGCCCCGTTCCGGAGAAAAAGGAGCCTCCCCGCTCCGGGCGACGCCGCGGCGACCCGTCCGTCCGGCCCTATCAAAAGGACACCCCCCGCTCCGCCGTCCCTCAGCGCGGGATCGGTGGAGAGCATGCGGAAATGCATCTGGCCCATGGGCCTGTGCCTTTGGGACATGCCTCTTCCCATTGCCGTTCCGCCGGCGAAGTTCTCCGCAAGATCCAGAACATAGGAACGCATCATGGAGTCCATGGCCTCCTCCTGGGCACGGAAGGCGTGAAGGGAGAGGAGGAATCCCGCCGCGGTGAGGATGGTGACGAGAAGCATGAGTACGACGAGCAGGTTCTTTCTCAACCCGTTACCCCCTCTCTCCGTTCAAAAACCTGAGTTCGTCCAGCAGCACGATCCCCTTCTTCAGTGCCAGGAGGATAGCTTCCGTCTTGTTCCGTGCGCCGAGCTTTCCGTAAATGGAGGTCAGGTGGGCCGCCACCGTCCGCTCGGTTATGGAGAGGATCGACGCCACTTCGGAAGCGGGCAGCCCCTGCCCGGCAAGGATAAGCACTTCCCTCTCCCGGGCCGAGAGTTCTTCGGCAGGCTCGTCATTGCCGACAAGGGATACGGAGGGGTCGAGATAAAAACCCCCCCGGGCCGTGTCGAAGACCGCCTTCCGCAGTTCCTCCAGGGGGGCGGACTTGAGGATGAACCCCTTCGCTCCTGCACGGAGAGAGGCCATGACATACTGGTGGGCGCTGTAGGCCGTGAGCATCAGCACAGCGGTCTTCAGGCCGTTTTTTCGTATCCTGGCCGCGATGTCTATTCCTCCGGCTCCGGGCATCTCGATATCCAGCAGGGCAAGGTCCGGCTGAAGATCAAGGATGGACTGCCAGGCGGACTCCCCGTCGGAGGCGATTCCCGCCAGCTCCACCCCTTCCTCCTTTTCCAGCCAGGCCGCGAGTCCCGACCGGGTGAGGGGGTGGTCGTCGGCAAGCAGTATCCGTATCATGTTCCTTCCTCCTTCCCGACAGCGCTTTCGCTGTGTTCCTATGGGCAGATTGTAGCATGACGCCCTGGAGCGGAATTGTCATTTCTTACAATAGTGAAACCGGCAGATCCGACCATGCGGCCTTCAGCCGGGGAGAGTATCCTTTGTTCATCACAAGCTGAAAGGCGGGATTGAACGATGAAGAAAATGTATGGAACGATAGCGGTGGTTGTGGGTGCTACAGTGCTTCTTACGGTCGGCAGCGCTCTTGCCTGGGGAGGATGGGGTGGCAGGCAGGCAGGCGGACAGGGCATGATGAACTGGCAGAACGCCCAGGCCTGGTGCCGGGAAGCCCCCGGACAGGGAAGTATAAACCCCGGGATGGCGGGCCCCATGGGGAACAGCCGGATGATGGGAGGCAGGGGAAATTTCGGGAACAATTGCCCAGCAGCCGATCGGCAGATGATGGGCTGGAGGGGGAATTTCGGCAACAGCGACCGTATGGGCATGTGGACCTCGGTGGAAATTCCCCAGGAGATCCGGGACAAGCAGACCGAAATGGCGAAACTCTCTCTCGAGATGCGGAACGAAATGAGCAAAAGGCCCATCGACAGGACTAAGATCGAGGAACTGTACAAAAAAAGCGTGGAGCTCCGGAACGAACTTTCCGGCTGGAGGATGCAGCAGAACCTGGACATGGTCGAAAAGCTGCAGAAGTAAAACGGCCGTTCGGGAATACAACAGCATCCGGAGAGGGCGAAGATATTAGTCTTCGCCCTCTTTCCCGTAAACAATATGACGAAAAGCAGCGTAAGAAAGGGGACATGAACTATAACAGGAAATCTTTTTATCTCTGTTTTCCTGGTCCCTTTGGATCAGTCCATCTGGTACCTGAGATCCGAAAGGAGAAACGGATAATGGAATCAGTTCCCCTTTCATTTGACTCCCCTGTCTGCGGCATGAGGAATGCCCGTCATGACACCGGAAGAACACCTTTATTCTTGTCTTAGCCGGCCTGTCCCTCTTTACCGGAATCGCCGTCAGCTCCATCTCTTTGTCCGGTGGCTCCGGCATGACCCGGAAGGAAGTCCTGACGCATTTCGAAAAGTTCCGGGGGACGATTCTCGACCCGGCAGTAGCCGATATCCTGATATCCATGGCCGGAAAGGTGGAAGAAGGGGACAGCCTCTTCGGCCTCGCTGACAATTCCTGAGCCCGCCTCTCCCTGGCGCCGGACGGAACGATCCGGGAAACAGAAGCCCTCTTCCTCTGCCTGCGGATTAGGGGGCTCTGGCGGCGATGGACTGCCAAAGGCAAATACGGTATACTTCTTCCGGGTATTCCTGTATCCCGGCCCGAAAGCGACGTCATTCGCTATTGAACGCCGGGCGGAATTCCAGCGGAGGAAAGCCCATGAAAAGAAGGTTCCTTCTGCACCTTTTCCTTGTTCTGCTTCTCTCGTCAGCCGCCGCCGGCAACGACATTTTCCTTCCTTCCCATGCTCCAGGCAGCGGAGACGCTCTCTTTGACTTTCTCCTTTCCGTAACGAACCCCGATTCGCTCGAACTCCGCATGGATGAACCGCCGGACGGCGATGGCCGTATCCGGCACGCATCCTTTGTCATCCGGGGGGCGTGTTTTGGAGGACTCCGGGTGGAAAAAATCGCCGCCGAATTTTTCTTCCTCGAATTGAATGCTCCCCACGAGTGGCGTAACGGCCGGCGCCATTCCCTCAGGGTGAACGGGGTTCTCCGGACAAATGCGGAAGTGGCGTTTCTCGACAAGGATATCAACGCCGCCCTCGGGACCTTTCCGGCCAGCAGGGGCAGCATTTCCATTCAATTCACCCCTGGGTCCGTCAGGGTGCTGGGACTCTACGGAACGGAACAGGGCCGCTTCCGGGTTGAAATGGCGTCACCCCTTGCCGTGGAGGACGGCAGCGAGATCGTGCTGGAAAAGCCCGGGATCAGGGTCAACGGTCACGACCGGACGGACGCCTTCAGGAAGGAGATCGCCGGGCTGAACCCCCTGCTCGATTTGCGGAACTTTCCCCTTCCCGCAGCCCGATGGATCCTCCGGGCGGACAACGGGGTTCTGACCCTTTCGACGCCGGTTCCGCCGAAGGCCGCGGAGGGGATGACCCTGCGCTACGAGAGAGGTGTGTTTTCCCTTCCGGCGCCCCAACCCTTCAAATTCTCGCCGGAACAGTTTCAGAACGGCGATATCATCTTCGTGA
This is a stretch of genomic DNA from Aminivibrio sp.. It encodes these proteins:
- a CDS encoding ATP-binding protein, producing MRKNLLVVLMLLVTILTAAGFLLSLHAFRAQEEAMDSMMRSYVLDLAENFAGGTAMGRGMSQRHRPMGQMHFRMLSTDPALRDGGAGGVLLIGPDGRVAAASPGAGRLLFLRNGAGLSEEPRKVRGEDGNDYYVAKRGLEDGSYILAAVSRTVLLAPLAEIWRFWILTTMATSAAIFLGMILLWRYLAVPLRRLSEKIRGMRWGKDHLPELYSGPLYELESLSAVIGTLAEEAIAKEELKRQYVTDLVKVEEETRRHLARELHDGPLQSSVAAIKRIQLAKESLPPDAEELLRHLDSAEGVVQVSAKEIRDYCDELSPSWIRLGLASAMQENADRLSRAYEGLVIDVEVDEDLDVLSEENCLALVRIFQEAVSNSARHGRARSVRALLKKEGDAVHFTMEDDGDGFEAARFSGTEYEELRTTGHRGLANMNERVRLLGGAMKLDSSPGGGCRIDIVFPFSPRGIFSIPA
- a CDS encoding response regulator transcription factor, which translates into the protein MIRILLADDHPLTRSGLAAWLEKEEGVELAGIASDGESAWQSILDLQPDLALLDIEMPGAGGIDIAARIRKNGLKTAVLMLTAYSAHQYVMASLRAGAKGFILKSAPLEELRKAVFDTARGGFYLDPSVSLVGNDEPAEELSAREREVLILAGQGLPASEVASILSITERTVAAHLTSIYGKLGARNKTEAILLALKKGIVLLDELRFLNGERG
- a CDS encoding YiiX/YebB-like N1pC/P60 family cysteine hydrolase, with translation MKRRFLLHLFLVLLLSSAAAGNDIFLPSHAPGSGDALFDFLLSVTNPDSLELRMDEPPDGDGRIRHASFVIRGACFGGLRVEKIAAEFFFLELNAPHEWRNGRRHSLRVNGVLRTNAEVAFLDKDINAALGTFPASRGSISIQFTPGSVRVLGLYGTEQGRFRVEMASPLAVEDGSEIVLEKPGIRVNGHDRTDAFRKEIAGLNPLLDLRNFPLPAARWILRADNGVLTLSTPVPPKAAEGMTLRYERGVFSLPAPQPFKFSPEQFQNGDIIFVNGKSWRSKALLFFFKSPADYFHSGMVRWSGGVPYVVHASPESDWVEMEPLAEFLSPFEIERAAVYRLKGKKKDAGRASGEALEFFLEKRSFDGSFDKHDEEALYCTELIWKACEKAGIDLFGEGMSSYFTPVPFYGNVLFPSDLAGSPLLEKVMTLED